Proteins encoded by one window of Manihot esculenta cultivar AM560-2 chromosome 10, M.esculenta_v8, whole genome shotgun sequence:
- the LOC110625183 gene encoding flavonol sulfotransferase-like, which produces MESSSIPSRESDVPDSASPYHAKYKEIISSLPRIENGWGVSQYLHQYQGFWINTNLLEGIIYAQHCLKAQPTDIFICSHPKAGTTWLKALSFAILTRKLYSNASTNPLFSEVPHDVMPFIDVLAFTDIITRDPKLPFLSTHIPYPSLPKSIVECKCKIIYICRDPKDLFTSFWHFSEKLRGTSTKTLPLEEAYRDFCEAHYPYGPYWDHVLGYWKASLQFPERILFIKYEDLQNDTFSYVKRMAEFMGCPFSIEEESQGFVQKVVDLCSFEKLSNLEVNKSKNPSSSTGFLKIEKNAFFRKGKVGDWENYLTAEMAAEIDQITEQKFSSSGLFL; this is translated from the coding sequence ATGGAATCATCTTCCATTCCTTCCAGAGAGAGTGATGTTCCAGATTCAGCATCTCCTTATCATGCAAAATATAAGGAGATCATCTCAAGCCTTCCTCGAATTGAAAATGGGTGGGGAGTATCTCAGTATCTCCATCAATACCAAGGCTTTTGGATCAACACAAATTTGCTTGAAGGGATCATCTATGCTCAACACTGCTTAAAAGCTCAACCTACTGATATTTTCATTTGCAGCCATCCAAAAGCTGGAACAACTTGGCTTAAAGCCCTCTCATTTGCCATTCTTACAAGAAAACTTTACAGCAATGCCTCTACAAATCCTTTGTTTTCCGAGGTTCCACATGATGTTATGCCCTTCATTGATGTGTTAGCTTTTACTGATATTATTACTAGAGACCCCAAACTTCCATTTTTGTCCACTCACATCCCTTACCCTTCATTGCCCAAGTCCATTGTTGAGTGCAAGTGCAAAATTATTTACATCTGCAGGGATCCCAAGGATTTGTTTACTTCGTTTTGGCACTTTTCTGAGAAGCTGAGAGGTACAAGCACAAAGACCTTGCCATTGGAGGAGGCGTATCGGGATTTTTGTGAAGCACACTATCCTTATGGGCCTTATTGGGATCATGTTTTGGGGTACTGGAAAGCGAGCCTTCAATTTCCTGAGAGAATTCTCTTTATCAAATATGAAGATCTGCAGAATGACACGTTCTCCTATGTCAAGAGAATGGCAGAGTTTATGGGTTGCCCTTTCTCCATTGAAGAAGAAAGTCAAGGATTTGTGCAAAAAGTTGTCGACTTGTGTAGCTTTGAGAAGCTTAGCAATTTGGAGGTGAATAAGAGTAAAAATCCCAGCTCTTCAACAGGATTTTTGAAAATAGAAAAGAATGCATTTTTTAGAAAAGGTAAGGTTGGTGATTGGGAGAACTATTTGACGGCTGAAATGGCAGCTGAAATTGACCAAATAACTGAGCAGAAGTTCAGTAGTTCCGGCTTGTTTTTATGA